In a genomic window of Meriones unguiculatus strain TT.TT164.6M chromosome 8, Bangor_MerUng_6.1, whole genome shotgun sequence:
- the LOC110561651 gene encoding olfactory receptor 9G4-like, producing the protein MEVDNRTILTEFILLGFSEDPRWQLILFGIFLTIYLMTLSGNMTLIILIRIDSRLHTPMYFFIGGLSFLDFWYNSVYIPKILVNCISEDKSISLAGCGAQFFFSCVAAYTECYLLAAMAYDRHAAICSPLLYSSVMSTSLCTGLVAGSYVGGFVNAIAHTANTFRLSFCGKNVIDHFFCDVLPLVKMSCTDTSVYVKILSSMVGFTVLSSILAILISYFNIVLAILRIRSASGRRKAFSTCASHLVSVTLFYGSLLFMYSRPSSNYSLERDKVAAMFYTIINPLLNPFIYSLRNKDVKEAFKKLIQNIQQQT; encoded by the coding sequence ATGGAGGTGGATAATCGCACCATCCTGACCGAATTCATCCTCCTGGGTTTCTCAGAAGATCCCCGCTGGCAGCTGATTCTATTTGGAATATTTCTAACCATCTACCTGATGACCCTGTCAGGGAACATGACCCTGATTATTTTAATCCGTATTGATTCCAGGCTGCACACACCCATGTACTTTTTTATTGGAGGTCTATCTTTTTTGGACTTCTGGTATAATTCTGTGTATATACCTAAAATCTTGGTCAATTGCATCTCAGAAGATAAGAGTATTTCCTTGGCTGGCTGTGgggctcagtttttcttttcctgtgtagCAGCCTACACAGAGTGCTACCTGCTGGCCGCCATGGCTTATGACCGACATGCTGCAATTTGTAGCCCATTGCTTTATTCAAGCGTCATGTCCACTTCTCTCTGTACTGGGCTGGTGGCTGGCTCCTATGTAGGAGGGTTTGTGAATGCCATAGCCCATACTGCCAACACTTTTAGGTTAAGTTTCTGTGGTAAAAATGTTATTGATCATTTTTTTTGTGATGTGCTTCCATTGGTAAAAATGTCCTGTACAGACACTAGTGTCTACGTGAAAATCCTTTCCAGTATGGTGggcttcactgtgctctccagtaTTCTTGCCATCTTGATTTCCTATTTCAACATCGTTCTGGCGATCCTGAGAATCCGCTCAGCCTCAGGAAGACGGAAGGCGTTCTCCACCTGTGCCTCTCACCTGGTCTCTGTAACACTCTTCTATGGCTCCTTGCTCTTCATGTACTCAAGGCCCAGTTCCAACTACTCCCTGGAGAGAGATAAAGTAGCTGCCATGTTCTACACTATCATCAACCCATTACTCAACCCTTTCATCTATAGCCTGAGGAACAAAGATGTCAAAGAAGCCTTTAAGAAGCTGATACAGAATATACAACAGCAGACATGA
- the LOC110561648 gene encoding olfactory receptor 9G19-like, with amino-acid sequence MEQYNNTVIEFILVGFTTDPVMQLVLFAIFLAVYTLTVAGNSSLIMLICNDSRLHTPMYFFIGNLSFLDLGLTSVYTPKILAICISEDKSISFAGCVAQFFFSAGLGYTECYLLAAMAYDRYMAISKPLLYSQAMSLKLYVFFVGACYLGGLINSFIITKDTFALTFCSDNVIDDFFCDIPPLVKLACGKKDSFQSVLFFLLASNVILPIVFILATYLLIIATILRIRSTQGRLKAFSTCSSHLMSVTLYYGSILYIYARPRSSYSLDRDKIVSTFYTVVFPMLNPLIYSLRNKDVKEAVNKLLK; translated from the coding sequence ATGGAACAATATAATAACACAGTGATTGAGTTTATTCTGGTGGGATTCACAACAGACCCTGTCATGCAGCTGGTCCTATTTGCCATCTTCCTTGCTGTGTACACACTGACTGTGGCAGGAAACAGCTCCCTCATCATGTTGATCTGCAATGACTCCCGGCTCCACACGCCCATGTATTTCTTCATTGGAAACCTATCATTCCTGGATCTTGGGTTGACTTCTGTCTACACTCCAAAGATCTTAGCAATCTGCATCTCTGAAGACAAGAGCATCTCCTTTGCTGGCTGTGTGGCCCAGTTCTTCTTCTCTGCTGGACTTGGGTATACTGAGTGTTACCTTTTGGCTGCCATGGCTTATGACCGCTATATGGCTATTTCAAAGCCACTGCTTTATTCACAAGCCATGTCTTTAAAACTATATGTATTTTTCGTGGGAGCCTGCTATCTGGGTGGTTTAATTAACTCTTTCATCATCACCAAAGACACTTTTGCCTTGACTTTCTGCAGTGACAACGTAATTGATGACTTCTTCTGTGATATCCCACCCCTGGTGAAACTGGCCTGTGGCAAGAAGGACAGCTTTCAGTCTGTGTTGTTCTTCCTCTTGGCTTCCAATGTCATCCTCCCCATTGTGTTCATCCTGGCCACCTATCTCCTCATCATTGCCACTATCTTGAGGATCAGGTCCACCCAGGGCCGCCTCAAGGCCTTCTCCACCTGCTCTTCCCACCTCATGTCTGTGACATTGTACTATGGCTCCATCCTCTACATCTATGCTCGTCCCCGGTCCAGCTACTCTTTGGATAGGGACAAAATTGTTTCAACCTTTTACACAGTGGTTTTCCCCATGTTGAATCCCTTGATCTACAGCCTGAGGAATAAGGATGTTAAAGAGGCTGTGAATAAGTTGTTGAAATAA
- the LOC110561649 gene encoding olfactory receptor 9G19 — protein MKQTNNTVSEFIMLGFTTDPVIQKVLFIVFLAVYTLTVAGNSSLIMLICNDSRLHTPMYFFIGNLSFLDLGLTSVYTPKILETCISEDKSISFAGCVAQFFFSAALDYTECYLLAAMAYDRYMAISKPLLYSQAMSLKLCVFFVGASYLGGFINSIIITKDTFALTFCSDNVIDDFFCDIPPLVKLACGKKDSFQSVLFFLLASNVILPIVFILASYLFIIATILRIRSTQGRLKAFSTCSSHLMSVTLYYGSILYIYARPRSSYSLDRDKIVSTFYTVVFPMLNPLIYSLRNKDVKEAVNKLIK, from the coding sequence ATGAAGCAGACTAATAATACAGTTAGTGAGTTTATCATGTTGGGATTCACAACAGACCCTGTGATACAGAAGGTGCTGTTTATAGTGTTCCTTGCTGTGTACACACTGACTGTGGCAGGAAACAGCTCCCTCATCATGTTGATCTGCAATGACTCCCGGCTCCACACGCCCATGTATTTCTTCATTGGAAACCTATCATTCCTGGATCTTGGGTTGACTTCTGTCTACACTCCAAAGATCCTAGAAACTTGCATCTCTGAAGACAAGAGCATCTCCTTTGCTGGCTGTGTGGCTCAGTTCTTCTTCTCTGCTGCACTGGACTATACTGAGTGTTACCTTTTGGCTGCCATGGCTTATGACCGCTATATGGCTATTTCAAAGCCACTGCTTTATTCACAAGCCATGTCTTTAAAACTATGTGTATTTTTCGTGGGAGCCTCCTATCTGGGTGGCTTCATTAACTCTATTATCATCACCAAAGACACTTTTGCCTTGACTTTCTGCAGTGACAACGTAATTGATGACTTCTTCTGTGATATCCCACCCCTGGTGAAACTGGCCTGTGGCAAGAAGGACAGCTTTCAGTCTGTGTTGTTCTTCCTCTTGGCTTCCAATGTCATCCTCCCCATTGTGTTCATCCTGGCCTCCTATCTCTTCATCATTGCCACTATCTTGAGGATCAGGTCCACCCAGGGCCGCCTCAAGGCCTTCTCCACCTGCTCTTCCCACCTCATGTCTGTGACCTTGTACTATGGCTCCATCCTCTACATCTATGCTCGTCCCCGGTCCAGCTACTCTTTGGATAGGGACAAAATTGTTTCAACCTTTTACACAGTGGTTTTCCCCATGTTGAATCCCTTGATCTACAGCCTGAGGAATAAGGATGTGAAAGAGGCTGTGAATAAACTCATTAAGTAa